In a genomic window of Desulfobacterales bacterium:
- a CDS encoding SDR family NAD(P)-dependent oxidoreductase, translating into MPVTQKSDSGGEPLRLKRLEGKCAVITGAAGGIAMAAAVSFAREGAAVVVTDIDPKGVQKTADSVNAAGGRVRAVTADVTSRPDVEKLFSVAVELMGGVDILVTCAGGYHAYANFEDIKEDDWDRVIALNLKSVYLSCHAAIPFMKKKGWGRIINLGSLAGRSTSVGSSPAHYAAAKAGVSMLTQYIAKDVAPYHITANTIAPGTTLTDRVQKLLTPEKRKKFTKMCPLGYLAQPKDIADVITFFASEESRYITGATIDVNGGRLMLV; encoded by the coding sequence AGTGATTCCGGAGGCGAGCCGCTGCGGTTAAAGCGTCTGGAAGGCAAATGTGCCGTCATTACCGGTGCGGCCGGCGGCATCGCCATGGCTGCAGCGGTTTCGTTTGCCCGGGAAGGGGCTGCCGTTGTGGTGACCGATATCGATCCCAAGGGCGTCCAAAAGACGGCTGACAGCGTTAACGCAGCAGGGGGCCGCGTGCGGGCCGTTACCGCGGATGTGACCTCGCGCCCGGATGTTGAAAAGTTGTTTTCGGTCGCGGTTGAATTGATGGGGGGTGTCGACATCCTGGTGACGTGTGCCGGCGGATACCATGCCTACGCCAACTTTGAAGACATCAAGGAAGATGACTGGGACCGTGTCATCGCCCTGAACCTCAAGAGTGTTTATCTGTCTTGCCACGCGGCGATTCCTTTCATGAAAAAAAAAGGCTGGGGCCGCATCATCAACCTGGGCTCCCTGGCCGGGCGCAGTACCAGCGTCGGCTCGTCGCCGGCACATTATGCTGCGGCCAAAGCAGGGGTCTCCATGTTGACCCAGTATATCGCCAAGGATGTGGCGCCTTATCATATCACCGCAAATACCATTGCGCCTGGTACGACCCTGACGGACCGCGTCCAAAAACTCTTGACGCCGGAAAAACGGAAAAAATTTACGAAAATGTGTCCGCTGGGCTATCTGGCGCAGCCGAAAGATATCGCCGATGTGATTACGTTTTTTGCCAGCGAGGAGAGCCGCTATATTACGGGCGCAACCATTGACGTGAATGGGGGGCGGTTGATGCTGGTTTAG